GTTTGTTCGATATATTGATAATTGTGGCTATCAACGATATGATCGCGCCTTACGTCATAAAGGTACCAAACAAACCCAATTAGACATAAACTTCCAACGAGCTCAACGCTAACGATCGGAACTTCCAAATGTAGAGTTCTATTGTTGTCTTGGATACTATTCATAGGCTACAGCGAGTATAAAATTTACTTTAGTCGTAGTAATTTTCCAGCAGCCTTGGACGTCTTCTCAACCACCCGACATGTCAAACTGGCCCTTGTCCGTCTCTCCAGATGAATATGTGCAAGCCGGCTTTCTTGGTCGGCCTGATTCGCAAGCTGAGTAAAACGATCACATAAATCTCGAGATCCTAGCGTTTCCCTATTCATAATGTCTCCTACGGAAAGCACCTCCACATTTCTTTCTTCTCCTAAATACTTTGCTTTAAGTTTGCCTATGTCTTCATGGGAAGAGGCAAATACATCACTGTGTGCACCCGAAATACCATGTAGGTGATGTGTGTATAAAACTCCGTGAGTAACAACTAGGCTGCGCGGTTCGAGGAGCAAACGAAGAATGGGTGCTGGGTCGATCACTTTCCCAGCATTCCCCCCACTTGTTTTTACAGAGGGATCGGGGGCATCTTCTTGAGAAGGTTCCAGGTATTGATAATACTCCATAACTGCATGAGAACCCAATGTCAGGGTTGCGACTACAGGATGATAGGCCGGCCCGTCCTGATGAGGCTACCAGTAAATATTGTTTGAGTGGATAGACATGAGCATGCTTTGGCATCACTAACTGTTATTCCTTGCCCTGGAAGGTACTAGGCGAGTTATAAGTTCTCAGCCAGAGCTTTGCCATATATGCTCACCTCGTTTAATATGATGTGGTTGACGGTGCCTTGAGATGTCTCCGAAAAAGCGCCAGTTTTTCGAAGTTTTTCAATCAAATTTGGGCTGGTGAATGTATAGATTTTTGGGACGCATATAGTTCCCAGGCTCAGAAGGATCAACATGAGGATAAACCTGGTACTCACAAATCGGTGACAAACGAAGGCAATTCTTGTGGAACCAACGTCCCAGACTTGGATATCTCGCCTCCTACAATAAATTAGTGGCTACTTTCATGCCGGTTCTCTAGTTTACAGTGCCTCACTACTTACCCCACACTTGAAGGCTAACCAGATTACAGTTAAGTGCCAAAGCTCCAATCTACATGACACGAGTTACTTGCCGGCGATTCGGTAAGATTCTCCACTTTCCTGCAGGAGTAGACTCTATTTTCCTGAGTAAGGTTGTCTCTTCAGCTTCGTTAATAAAGTTGGGAATATAATGGACTGGGTGGCGGCCAACTTGATACTCGTTGAGATGGTCCATCGTTCCTCTTGGTTGAAGCAGATTTTTTAGTGATAGGCTCGGCGTTCACAGCTTCAGTCTTAAATAAGCCTACGAGAAAACGATATGATGGTCTTCGGTACGATCAGTACCATACTAATTTGTAATCGCCACGTCCAAGGACGCGTTACAGCAAGCCATGGCACCGCCACCCGAAACCCCCGCGACTTTTGACCACCACTACTAAATAAGTTTGTTTGGCTTTCTGCAATGGGCCGCCTTCTTGGTAGGCTTTGGTGAGCTCATTGGTTGGGTATAATCCCATCAATCTTCTAAATATCTTCATAGGGTCGGGTTTACGCTCTCATTGATATCTTTCATTTCTTATTCCTCACAAATATTCATAATATGGCCCTGGTATGGACGGACACTCAGTATACCCTTACTTAAATTGCTGGTCCCGTTCAAGTTTGTCTTAAATCCCTTTGAACCTATTCTAAGGCTAACGGTATCTTTAAGTCTTCTTGTTGGAATGGTATTCTGGAACTACATCTGGACGGTCCGAACTGACCCGGGCACTGTCCCTAAGGGCTGGGTGTGTACTTCGTTTCTTTGCTCTATCATATCGTTGAGAGTCTGCTACAGAAACCAGACCTCCGATCAACAGAAGGATACGAAGTCAAGAAGCTTACTGGCGCACCACGGTATTGCCGCACCTGTGAGCGGTACAAACCCCCTCGATGTATGAGTACTTCTATGTTTCATCTAGTCTTTTGCTTAAGTGCTACATAGCCCACCACTGTCGACAATGCAAAAAATGCGTCCTTCGGATGGGTAAGGCCGAGGCCTCGAAGCATGCTCTTGGGTTGCTAATACTTGGACGTTAGACCACCATTGTCCTTGGGTGAACAACTGTGTTGGGCGTAAGTCGAACAGTTCGGTGCACAAGCGAGTCTAATGACCTTTTAGACTTTAACTATGGCCATTTCATTCGATTTCTCTTCTACGTCGACGTGGCATGTAGTTACCACTTTGCAATGATTTCCATGCGCGCATGGTATGCGATGAACGCCTCGGGATTTTGGGTGAGAATCGTATGCAGCATGCCCCTCAATCGTTTCTTACGTGTTGCTCGGAATAGCAAGGGCCATCGACGAGcgaattggtctttatgatTCTCAACTACGCTGCCTGCACTCCAGTTCTCTTGTTGGTTGGAGGTTTCAGGTGAGTTTCCTGACGGACATGATCTTCTCGGCTGTGCTAAACAATCCTCATTATAGCTTGTATCACTTTTACTGCCTTGCTTCAAACCAGACTACGATTGAAGGATGGGAGAAAGATAAAGTAGCTACCCTCGTACGCAAAGGAAAGATACGTGAGGTACGTTATCTATGAATTGGTTCGTATATCTTTCATTTACACTGTCCTTAGGTTAAATTCCCTTATGTGAGCCCAAGTACCAAGCCTCGGTATTTATATTTAACATACGGTCGGTATAGCATCTCGGAGCCGGGAGAAATATTCGTGCTATTTTAGGCGAACAGGTTTGGCTCTGGTGCTGGCCACAACGAATGCGTGGCTCTGGAGTTAGCTTCCCGGTGGCTGATGGAACTGGTAAGTGGGAAGAATTTCATCGGGACCGGTCGCGGGTGGGCGATCATAGTGGCTCGCGCCATCGCGATAATGGGTGGTCAAGCACTGACGCCGATGTCGATGAGAGTGGGACCAATGGAGGACGCAACGGATCTCGTTTGCGCGCTGCTGATCAAGAAGATATGGTGTAATGCCGTTGGATGGAGACGAAATAGCTTGGAGAGTATATACAGGTGAGGTATGCATTTATACTCCCATATAGACAATAATGTCGACTAATATGTAAATCAGCTAGATTCCCTATTTTCTGTATTATATATTATACCCAGACGTAGGCTCACGGTTCCATACTTTTAGACCCCGAAACACAATTTGAATGGCCACCAAAGGATCCCAATGTGTACAAGGATCGAAACATAGCTTCAGCTACGGCTCTTCAAAAACGGCTACAGGGATCGCCTTGGACTTATGGAAACGAGGGCTTCAACCCTGCACTTCGTATGCGTGTCGCGAATAATCATCCTCCCTATCATCCTTCCTACCAAGCAGAGGGGCCTTCCGACGAGTCTATCCACCCGGAAATAGACGCCGGCAGGCAGTTCGATCACGAATACGACAGTGTCTCaacttcctcttctccatcacgGGCCTCTAGCGAATACGATGTTGATATGAGTGCTGATCGTGACGTACGAATGAGACGGGGGTCGGAAGGATGGGAGGTTCGGCCCATGACCAATGAAGAAATCGTGCAACGATATGCACGAAGTCGTGGTCTTG
The Rhizoctonia solani chromosome 8, complete sequence DNA segment above includes these coding regions:
- a CDS encoding 2OG-Fe(II) oxygenase family protein yields the protein MDHLNEYQVGRHPVHYIPNFINEAEETTLLRKIESTPAGKWRILPNRRQVTRVILQVWGGEISKSGTLVPQELPSFVTDFPNLIEKLRKTGAFSETSQGTVNHIILNEYLPGQGITPHQDGPAYHPVVATLTLGSHAVMEYYQYLEPSQEDAPDPSVKTSGGNAGKVIDPAPILRLLLEPRSLVVTHGVLYTHHLHGISGAHSDVFASSHEDIGKLKAKYLGEERNVEVLSVGDIMNRETLGSRDLCDRFTQLANQADQESRLAHIHLERRTRASLTCRVVEKTSKAAGKLLRLK
- a CDS encoding DHHC palmitoyltransferase, with the translated sequence MVFWNYIWTVRTDPGTVPKGWKPDLRSTEGYEVKKLTGAPRYCRTCERYKPPRSHHCRQCKKCVLRMDHHCPWVNNCVGHFNYGHFIRFLFYVDVACSYHFAMISMRAWYAMNASGFWQGPSTSELVFMILNYAACTPVLLLVGGFSLYHFYCLASNQTTIEGWEKDKVATLVRKGKIREVKFPYHLGAGRNIRAILGEQVWLWCWPQRMRGSGVSFPVADGTVARAIAIMGGQALTPMSMRVGPMEDATDLVCALLIKKIWCNAVGWRRNSLENPETQFEWPPKDPNVYKDRNIASATALQKRLQGSPWTYGNEGFNPALRMRVANNHPPYHPSYQAEGPSDESIHPEIDAGRQFDHEYDSVSTSSSPSRASSEYDVDMSADRDVRMRRGSEGWEVRPMTNEEIVQRYARSRGLETITRPEPEPDEDEPEDEGEPLDHNSVGEGTGVPVSPPKYNVYVPEDPDSSEDEALGAHIGTYTNE